Within Syntrophorhabdaceae bacterium, the genomic segment TAAGACTCATGTGGCGGTGCCTATCAGGTCCGACCACGGATAGCAGGCTGGGGGACATAACGTTGATCAATACACAGGAGGGCAAAAAGAGACAGAGATAACGTCGGGGGTTGACAATCTACATAGCAGGTGAAAGCGCGATCTTGCTACTTTCACTATTTTGAAAAAATAAAAGCTTGAACTTTTATCAATGTCTACCGGATTTCCACCTTCTCGTAAGAGCTCGACAAGAACCATAGAGCCGAATAAGCGAAACATGCGGCATTGAAGTCGCTGCCGATGTCCACCCCTATGACCAGCGTCCCGTTGCCGATTCTATTGCGTTTCTCCTGCTGTCTGCTATACTGTCTCGTATGCATGGCAATTGCTCCTTTCGTTAGGATGTTTGGTTCGCCACTTAAACATTTCCTTAACAGAGAGTAATTGTCCATGCTTTTTTTCTTCCTTCTCCAGATCCTAATTCCGTATAGTAAGCCGGAATGTTGAATCCTACGTTGTCGCGCTTACTCACAACATTACGCTGAAGCGTATTCCTAGCGAGCCCTCCATTTGGGCTCCCGCTTTTCGGCAAAGGCGGCTGGTCCTTCTGCCGCATCAGCGCTGCGGATAATACTCTGCCAGATATCGGCGTTCTTCTGCCACAGTTCAGCATCGGTCATGTCCAAAGCGACTCGCGCGAGTGCAAGGTTCGCACGGACTCCGAGGGGGGCGTTCACGCATATTCTCCGCGCGAGATCCATGGCGGCATTCATCAATCTTTCCGCCGGCACCACGGCGTTGACAAAGCCGAGGATATACGCGGCATGGGCGTCGATAGGTTCCCCGGTGAGGAGCATCTCCATGGCACGCGCCTTCGGCATCGCCCTGAGAAGGCGAAACGCGCCTCCTGCTCCCGCGTAGAGGCCCCGCTTCACCTCGGGCTGGCCGAAGACGGCGGATTCGGCCGCGACCACGAGGTCGCACGATAGCACGATTTCGCAGCCACCGGCCAGCGCCGCGCCATTCACGGCTGCGATGACTGGTTTGGTCCTAGGGTATGTAACGAACCCGGCAAAACCACCTCTGCCGTCCAGAATCGCAGGCCCTTCACCAGCGGCGAAGGCTTTGAGATCCATTCCTGCACAGAATGCACGTTCTCCCGCACCTGTAACGATGCCCAGCCAGACATCCTCTTCGGCCTCGAAGCGATCCATCACCACGCGCATCTCTTGCGTCATTTCCGCATCAAAGGCGTTTCGCTGTTCTGGACGGTTGAACGTTATGACGGCAATACGGCCCGTGACCTCATACAGGATACGTTGGGTCTTTCCTTGCATAGGGCACCTTCCCTGTGAGGGTCTTAGGCTTTGTTTATTCTCGGCCAGTTCACTAGATTCTAAGCACCCTGTCCTGTCTTGATACATTTGTGTTTCATATTACATGGGGAGTCTCGCCATCCTTCAATTTACGCTTGGATCGATCGTGGAGCACCCCATCAACACATTCCAGTTGGAACCACCATTTCTTGCTGTAATCAGCATTACCATATCCTAGGAGGTCATCTCCCTTGATCGCAAGACTCCGGGCGACACCCGAATGTCGCATCATCCACCCCACCGCTCGGTGGAAAGGTGTATACGGTTTATTCCATGGACACACTGTCATACACGTTCCGCACGATGCACCGTGCTTGTTCCCAACCCTCATACTGGTACACTTCTTAACGTCGACAGGCCACCGCTCGTACCCGTTATACATGATCTTTCCTTCATAACTTATAGACTGTGTGGGGCATTCACGGGCACACTTCTTACACTTTGAACAGAAGTCCTGAAGGCCAAAGTCGATCGGCTTGTCCGGTGCCAGCGGGAGGTCGGTAGTGACAACGGCAGCCTTGAAACGGGGACCCAAGAATGGGTGTACCACACACT encodes:
- a CDS encoding crotonase/enoyl-CoA hydratase family protein, whose product is MQGKTQRILYEVTGRIAVITFNRPEQRNAFDAEMTQEMRVVMDRFEAEEDVWLGIVTGAGERAFCAGMDLKAFAAGEGPAILDGRGGFAGFVTYPRTKPVIAAVNGAALAGGCEIVLSCDLVVAAESAVFGQPEVKRGLYAGAGGAFRLLRAMPKARAMEMLLTGEPIDAHAAYILGFVNAVVPAERLMNAAMDLARRICVNAPLGVRANLALARVALDMTDAELWQKNADIWQSIIRSADAAEGPAAFAEKREPKWRAR